The following is a genomic window from Episyrphus balteatus chromosome 1, idEpiBalt1.1, whole genome shotgun sequence.
TAGCCCCAATTGTTTGGGAGTCTTAAAAAATGTGCTTATTTCTGTATAAGCAAAATCAAATTAAGTGAAAAAAGGTTAGTCTCGAAATGAATGGTAGTAggcttaaaattttgtaaatatcattgatttgaaattttataacttaTCTTACGATTTATAGTTATATGGAACTCATAGCTATATTCTCATTGctaatcaaataataaaaaaagtatgaaaaaataacaCCTCCTCCGGTCCAATTTTGTCAAAGCTTTTCGAGTGTTTTATATTCTTATGAAAAGCAATATTTTACAGTTACAGTGTGCACATTTTAAGTGATTTCAGATATGGCAcagtttttaataatattacACCAACGAGTACAACTAATGCAATCATTGtctcttagaaaaaaaacaatttccatGGTTATAGTACTTCTGCTGAAATATTTTTGATCTCATTTATTAGATTgaaccttaaaatttaaacttatagaattgattttgaaaaaaagtggaaccTCTCCAGTAGAAATAGCTCAAGATGTCACTTGTCATACTTTTACGAGAAGGAAcgtaagaaataaatttttttaatgcatatgttttccattacaaattaaaaaaagaatatttgttgcaaataaaaataaaatgcacgactgggtcgcacgaactttctcttagagttaaagttgcttaaattgttaagactttttatatagaaatttggaaaaaaaaattaaattcgttttttaaaaaaataaaataaaatctgaaatcagattgccctccaaaacaagtattcagttttgattgatatatgtATTAACCCAactaacaaatttgctcctATAAAGCTTTAGGTACAGGTGGTAAAgtagctcctgtaaagctttatagaagggatattgtttgttgggaagatgcatttttggaaaaaaaattttcaaaaccgttagagccgttttttaaaaaactaattttttataaataattttttggaaaaaaagttttaaaataaaatttttatgctattttgtagaaatcacttatcagcatctaaaaacaaaatttcaaaaaaattcaatgccccgttttcgaaaatttgatttttcaaaaaaaaattttcaaattttttttaaaaatccaattatttttttggaaattttatatttggtttatatttagattatataaatgcttcttcagaaaattcattgaaatcgaataagcagtttcggagataatcggcttttaaaaaaacggttctatggcaggtaccgttaataatgatttaaaaaaaaaaaaaatttcattaaaagatagaccttagcttaaaactaatacttgatttttttaaacaaaatcgttgtagccgttttcgagatatttcaattttactaaaatcgatatatgacaagtaccgttatttttggtccaaaaaaattaattccaaaaacccctctggagagtcgccaaatcaCGCTACTGTGATGCTTTTTCTTTTCAGCTGGGGTAGGACTCAGCGGGGCCAGGGTGAACCCGAAGAAAGCAACTAAAACTCGGTTGTCAAAGTCCAATTAACACCAAAAgacagatttttatttaaaaaaaataaatatttttatttttaaaaattctttaatcaattacaatttttattacaaatattaTTAATTGACCTCATCACTAACAGAGTATTTCGTATAACCTACAATGGAAATAATATTCCCGCCGTCTGTTTGCACTTCAGGCAAATAACCCTAAAATGGAAATTAATTTCCCGCCGTCCACTTTCGTTTTAGGCAAATAACCCTAAACCGTCCGCTTACGCTTCAGGCAAAATGAATGGAGATAATACTCCCACCGTCAGCTACTGCTTCAGGCAAATTACCCTATAATGGAACTTAAGTCCCCGCCGTCAGCTTTCGCTTCAGACAAATAGCCTTTTGCTAATTAAATGGAAATTAATTTCCCGCCGTCAGCTTTTCGCTTCAgatagggttgccagatatatttggacgaaactagtaatcgagatgcaaaatcccggactttcccggacaaataaggacaaaaaaaagagtacaaaactaggacaaaaaaaatgcatgattttataaaaaaaataaccgaacaatccttttaactaaaaatcacatttttaacacttgttcccgtagcatttttttcttattttttcaaaaaacaaaaaaaaactctgagaCAAAGTTTGGCCTTCTCGGTATAGTATTATAATAAACATTTGAGCTATAATACTACAAAAGTTGCAATGCAATtccagttaaaatttttttttaaaattccattgaaaaccaattgcgcaaaattttaaacgatttagttaaatgcaaataaaatttttagtaagttactaagtaaagaaatggtctttttgacttagcaacttacttaaagccataactacaataacctaaaaagtgaaaaagtgagaaatttacaaaagtaaaaaatttttatttctttttagcgctatttgttttaggaaaaaactaacaaaattgttttttttttttaccaaaaaataagctttctgcatcattatttttaattttgtggttggaaaaactgtcacaaaatgagtttgaaaattttcactttttgactttttgcaaaaagtggccgttgtagttatacctcaagtggctttagattttccttaatcgtttaaaattttgccatattctatattttttgagttttgattatattggaacagaatacaaaacagaattgagcagataataaaccaaaatcaatagtcagataaacctcagagcttattcctaggaataaaaatttttttttatattgacatttattcttatgaTAGTCTAaatgacgattgaaaaattagggctagatgaattaagagtagcatacaagtagtgagatacttaaaggctagaaaagagtacaatcccggacaattgatagaaactatcccggacgtcccccacacagccaaaaaagagtacatgtccgggaaaacccggacgccTGGCAACCCTAGCTTCAGACaaatagataattcaaaaattcctttttaacgCCTTTATTGCAATTCACAATCTTCGGCTAATTTCAGGTCTTTATctttatatgtttttattaacaaaaatcgGTAGCGAGATAGAAGACAAATTTCAATGCATTTCTTACATTTACTTATAATACTATTGGTAGTAACTAAATATAAACTCTACCGCTCAAAACTTAAAACTACATATAGAAACAGATAcacatttttcttttgtattgtgCATTGCAATAAACTAAtaaccatggtataaaaagagaaggtatgatcattagaaaaaactcagtatcgagaactgtcaaaacttatggctacttaaggttttgacagcccagcccattgaaattgttgttgtaaacaaatttgtcttggaaattgttgttgcttttgactttgccaaatgccaaacgtcaaaaccttactaccccattttgtaagatggcggctctaatgatcatacctgtctttttataccatgctaaTAACAATAACATATTTCTGTGTATATATACACAAGAAGAAGAATTGCGTGGGCGCCCCACGGTATGCAACGATTTTTCGGTTATGACTGCAGCTGAAGAATCTTGATGTAGCATCCATTGAGGGGTTTTCTGGGTTTTCGGTTGTTATTAGTCGGCTTAGTTTGGGGGTGATTTTGTAACTTCGTTACACATGttaagtttgacattaatcggtagatccgtttaggctgtaggtccttatacagacagacagacaaacagacacccagacagacagacagacagatggaCTTCCGGGactcacttttttggcattttttacCATCTTATaatgtcactgaaaaatgttatctcaacttctttttttttacgaatgcataatttgatatatagtacctacctatatcgcaagtaaaaattgtattaaaaaaaaaatttgattgcaaccgataaaaattttgcattaaaaaaaatttgattgcaactgaaaaattattcaattgaaaataaaatatttattgcaaataaattttttttgcatttaaaacaaaaattcattaaatattttttttttattcgcgaattatttacaattttgtctATTTGACCAAGAATTAGCTATTTCacctataataataattttcaaaattgtaagaaatttttcCAGCCAGTCATTGAAGAATTAAGGCTCTTATTGGAGCAACAAAGGAatacacaaaattttcaaaaaaatgtggatctttttatgttattttctATCACGATGTACATTTGTCATGTCACATGACAAGCATAAGTTAGACTAGGAACACGCATGTAGATTTTGGAATTTAATCGAAAAAATAGaccaaaagaatttttaatcgATGCTATTTTTTAGAAACATGTGTGTTCACACgttcacaggcattgaaatccttgtgatccattttttctattgaatagTTGCTTGACCAAAATCGCATTGCttaatgagacaaaaaaaatttacgctactttgacaaaaaaaaattaaaaattgagcaACATAAACCAAAAAGATATATTCTTTTTATTGAGCCTTTTGAAAGGTGGCCTCTTATTTGCTCACAAATCAATTTCTAGACAGCTATATtattagtaggtacctataagaTCAACTTCTATTTTACATATAACTATTAAACACCAAAAACTGTAGTGTTTATTAATTtcgatttataatttatttcatatagtttttttgtcgaatttcttATGATATTGCTGGTTTTACCATaccaaaatatttcattaatttctacaaaacctaaatttttaaacattgcTCGTGAAGCAGTATTTTCTTCAATTATAGGTGCCAAAGTTTCAATTCCTTTTTCTGCATTCATTTTGGCCATTGCTTTAACCATAAGACTGCCAAAGCCTTTTCTTCTATGACTTTCTTGTACTTGTAATAAACCTAGGGCTCCCAATGGTAACGTCAAACACCAAGAAACTAAATTTCCATCGTTATCGTATGCACCAACACTTTGGCCTAATCTAATTAACCGGCCAACAAATAGTTCTGATCCGGGATGATGATGTGGCCATAAGTTATTTACAGTCTCAATATCTTCAGTTCGAATAGGGGAAAGGGTTATTCCTTCTGGTGGGctagaagaaaacaaaaaattacttcagGTTTCTTAAGAATTAGTTACGGTGAAAGTTAGTAATTAAAACTAACTCAGTATTAAATGCCAATGCTTGTTTGAGTTCAACGTGATGCCAAAGCGTTCTGGGTGCTTTATCGATCTCGAAATCCTTTACATAAgcttcaatagttttcttaagtcTTTCATGAAATCCATATAAAATATAATCTTCTTTCTTATCTAGACAACGAAGGGCTGCTAAAAGACGTTCTTGAGAGTCTTCAAGAGTATTCATCGttatacagtgctgctaaaaacattccggatttttttgtgattttcatcaattgaaatGTTATAATACAAAACTggtacaaaatattgttttaatattttttctaggtcgttAATATATTagttaagcaatttcaacagaaaaaaattatctttaatacatacaaaaattttagaaattttaaaattaagtaaagtcagaatttcagctgtgaaaaactaaccggattttttaaagttaattttcaaagttaatattttgctcagtaacctttttttttgaagactgCTTGGCACCAACGAGACTTGGACTAggccaaataaaataaaatagaactagAAACATGCTCCCagtcatttttcaaagctaCAAGTACGTTAGTTGCTGAAATGGACTTTTTCTTTTCTACCCGTCACTTAAAGATGGCCCACAAATTTTTAATCGGGTTCAAGTCGGCTTATTTTTACGGCTATTCTTAGCAAGGAGTATTGTCTGTCCCAAACTTCTGTTTAATGGGCTTTTAAGAATTTGTGGCATCATAACTTGCAGAAAGAGGCGACGTAAAGgcatttatttttcctttaatggAGCCATTATCGACTCCAACATCTCTCTATTTTGGAAATGATCCATAATTCCGTTGATTTTGTGAAACGGGCTAGAGCCTGCAGCTGAAAAAACCCAAACCATCACTGATCCTTTGCTGTGCTTCACGATAGGgagcatatttttttggtttcaaacatgtCCATGTTTGAACCATTTCACAATCGGAATAAAACAAGctaaaattgcttttatcactgaaaagcatatttttgcgttttgttatcgagcaactcagatgtttttttggaaatacaaccatgatgaagtatttttattttcaaatttaaagtgtTCCTTAAGATCCTTTCATTGCCTACCTTTTTAGACAATGCTTAGTAtaaagaaatggtctttttcCGAGCCGAAAGACATAAAGCCCAAATCTCTCAAATCCTTTCTAACTGTACTTGATGTTGAAAGCAGATTAAGCTCCTCACAAATCGTTTTAGAAGCCGCAAAaggattttttatcaaaaaactctttattcgccTATCAGTTTTTAGGGATATTTTGTGATTGCATCCACCCAATTGATCTACTTCAACTAATTTTtcgcttttttactttttggcgATATCAAACTCACTTGACGTTGCAATTTTCAACATCCCAAAgggataatattttgttttatttcggcTTGAAAATGTTCTACAACTCAATAACGAATTTGATGACTATAATGCGTTTTTTCccttattccattaaataatgtatacaattcacaaagctaacaactttgtttgtcactgcaaacaaaaattgtattaaagtgACGCTTAAAACCGTTATTTCAACAACGGGAatcgaaatccttgaaaaatccggttagtttttcacagctAAAATTCTGACtctacttcatttttcaatttttaaattttttgtatgtattaaagatcatttttttctgttgaaattgcttaactgatatattaacgacctagaaaaaatattaaaacaatattttgtaccagttttgtgttataacatttcaattgatgaaaatcacaaaaaaatccggaatgtttttagcagcactgtatatgttttatggtcctaaaaaaaaaaaaagagttttcaaTTTACATTTAAAGATAATCATAAAAGTTGATAACTTTTCGTTACTTTAAAtgctaaagaaaatttaaacactttaaaaCACATTCTGTTAACCAACCCTGTGCAAAGTAAACTgaacgaaaaattaattatattggGGCAAGCAAGAAGGTATGATTATTGTATATAGTTGAtttcaaaacaaacattttctatGGCTTTCTGGTAATTAAGGTCTAGATATCTCTTTTTTTGATAATCTAAATGCATGCAAACACAATAAAGATAAGAAATAAATCtttcaaatttgtttctatGCAGCTAAACAGTTCACAGggtagtttaaaattaattaaactatTAATTAATCACACAGAAAGTATTTTCTAATCAATGTTATGATCAGTTTACTAATTTGTTTCTTACTTGAATTATAAAAGTTCCATCACTCCAATCACCATTTAATGAATATAATTTCACTGATTCTTCTTCCAATGTTGGATCTTTTTGCAgccaattaataaaattttgtatcatattaaatgaatttgatTCCAGCTTTCGATTCACATAGAGATCTCGAAGTTTTGGCCAATCTTTATATGGAATTTTaaccagaatatttttattcatttttaaaatgcaaaaatgatACTAGAAGTATCATTGACCGCACAGTCTATAGAGCTTAACAAACCAACTTAGCTAGCCTACTATCTGAAATTCAAACACTTGCTGATGTATCTTTTTACATTTGTTGAGGTATAACTAGCTATTTCATTTTAACTCAACAAAGAGAAAAGTACCGGTATATGTGAAACATGTGAGAGAAAAGCTTTTAGTTGGGAATGAAAGAGAGTTGCCATGTATTTATTTGTgcattttctttgttttgttcaatcATTGTTGTTTAAAGTGCATCCACACATAATCtcgttaattaattaaattatagaGTGGaagtaattttcaaaatgtcTGCGGTCCCGGTCAGTAAAAGATTTCTAATTGTGTCGAAATGTAAATAGAAGATATTGagctattttaattttgaaaaaaaaaagtaattttggaAAGTAAACCTTTGGATTAACTTTGGAATAATGGACTACATGCGTTCGCGTCAAAAAACTTGAGTAATAAGTATTACACAAAGTGATGATAATTGAGAAGTGATAAGTGATTCATGATTTTGGATAAGTGATAATTTAATGTTGATAACTGATTCGTTTTTAACTGATTATTATTTTCAAGAGATACCTAAGTGTtgaatttttgtgaaaagtAAGAAGTAACATTCAAGTGATgataattaatacaaaaaagtgaTAGATAATTAAATAAGGGAAATGTTATAATTATatatgataacactggtcaacaaaatttaactttttttttccacaagaaccaaaatatacttttctgaaggtttttgagttgctgaactcaaatccgcaatcggaaaaattctattagcctccgttcttgaaatataaccgttataaaaaaaccctttttttgcattttataacggtaatatttcaagaacgaaggctaatagaatttttctgattgtggattcgagttcagcaacccaaaaacctttagaaaagtatattttgattcttgtggttctatggttggccagtgttgtttttgattcaaaggccgctacttaaattttaaatatctcgggcaataaaagagatatcggaaagatttaaacattttttgaaagaataaaactaggtCTTATAGGcaacgttacaaatttatttataatgaattactccacataaaaacataacctcgaaaacagccaaaattacgttttttgacattttctaacggtaatatttcaaaaacgaaggccaatcaaacttttctgtcttcagattcggattcagcacccgaAAAACTACTAGactggttcttgtggcaaaaaccttgttgaccagtgtaatttgagattttcagaataataatgggtcaggtttatttttctatgttgCATTTTTGAGGacttacacataaaaaagaGCAATACAAACGTTCACTGTCTATTTTCTCATTGGGTTTTTCCAAAAGTAAAATTAGTATGTCatgctgaacaaaaaaaattcatacgttcgttttgattttccaaaaaaaaaattgaaatacaagaatgatttttttttaaatttgagtgGACTCTAACTTGAAATTGAGGAAGTGAATAtatcttctgagaagcgttctatGTGTCATTTACGTATCAATGAAACAATTTCAGAAGACTTTTGGATGTTTCCGTATGCTTCTggccgtccatccattcgaaaacgacattagattGAAAATTGAGGATACTTAAACGTTTTcgtttactaacaaaaaaattttcgtaaCGACCAGATGTAAACATTTTacgatattttttgaaaagcatttaatattttttgttttcatatgcCCACATCTTAATAGGCAAAGGTatgtcactgtggcgtatgcgtaactttttttttctatagagaATCTTAAACAGTTTATACTAAATTTGTAAATATCTAAAACggaagtttgatttttattagtgGTTAGctgttttgtaattttcttttaacccaagtaacaatttagctttcataaaggtcaatgcaagctattttttggcttgcactagaagaaggacaggtcttatacaaatcattttggcgcattttaccgaaattgcatagggctttccttcacaggtaatcaacaagctaatagcttgtgacaaacagtttaaaatggccttactgaggtcttcctgcagagggtttatctaatgcacaaaccggaaTACTTGCATAGGatgtttttctgttgttctgaaattatgagaatattattttaattgaaaaagaacacatttttttatttttatcaaatggcccggccaggaatcgatcccacgtacctctgcataccaagtcagcaccttaccagtagaccatgcttgaatattaaagatgagtggaaaatagggaggtaattgaaacctcacattgaaatgcaaagtttttgaagtgaaattttctttagtatcgtagtgatttgaaacaagatgaaacgaaaacgtgacacgaacattcaacttgttataacttttttgttttaatagaaagatgaatgaaatttgtactataggtaattaaataaactataaatgtacaaaatttcaattaatttcatattaaaaattctgagataacggtaaaatgatgttctttttctacacacgttatatcttttgatctagtacacatacaaatttaatttaactttaatacgcatgctgataacataacctttcatttgatatatcacaactAACTTTACGAGCTCTACAAGTCTATGtatgattcatacgtcatataaaaggtgaaataactataggttgtcatttaaaaaaataaatttagtggtgttaaaagagaaaaaagattgatttttttgctcttttgatgaaaagtgatttggtttgaaaaaaataagatctttttgtagatgttgtatagacatggacggtataaatattttgagctaagacaataagctttcagatgatataaaatggatataggttgtcatataaaaaacatgtatttaaaggagatagaatacaaaataggtagatttttttttaaggtttcacttccaccacgtgtgaattgcacatattacatttttttctaatgtattaaaaacattgcatatctccaggataaaaactttgcatacttacaggtgaaaacattgcatacttacaatataaaaacattgcatacttacaagaacctcttgctttacagaagcaaaattgttttttgggttctgtcacttgaaaatacaaggcttcttta
Proteins encoded in this region:
- the LOC129906945 gene encoding uncharacterized protein LOC129906945, with product MTNPANNNNLSLIPVPSDELTKLRDLYLKDWPQNCVGYYTLDNFIRWLQKDPQIKALAILTLNNDDWRTDGTFVLADRYQLFLNTLNPSNERLRIALSLLDWSGGYKVSSFLERHRPAVLDVVDTQLHLQKEYDSLTLVYHMPRDEAIQMEIDCPDGFVVRAMNEDDAVVADNVWPNQHVGSLFLLKRLIKWNPNVGVFTKANNELVAWCFRLQGGFLGALQVKDTHQRMGLGRLVLKSITKKIGQMDQDVMACVGHENTPSKRLFESCGFKVIDKAFWLRTYPTKDFEWTDKYHFCILKMNKNILVKIPYKDWPKLRDLYVNRKLESNSFNMIQNFINWLQKDPTLEEESVKLYSLNGDWSDGTFIIQDHKTYITMNTLEDSQERLLAALRCLDKKEDYILYGFHERLKKTIEAYVKDFEIDKAPRTLWHHVELKQALAFNTDPPEGITLSPIRTEDIETVNNLWPHHHPGSELFVGRLIRLGQSVGAYDNDGNLVSWCLTLPLGALGLLQVQESHRRKGFGSLMVKAMAKMNAEKGIETLAPIIEENTASRAMFKNLGFVEINEIFWYGKTSNIIRNSTKKLYEINYKSKLINTTVFGV